The sequence below is a genomic window from Kitasatospora kifunensis.
CCGCCACCGCCGCCCGCACCCCGCACGCCCCGGCGCTGATCGAGTACCGGCCCGCCGACGGCAGCACGGTGGTCACCACCCACGGCGAGCTGGAGCAGGCCGCCAACCGACTCGCCCACCGGCTGCGGCAGGCGGGGATCGGGCCCGAGCGGCGGGTCGCGGTGCTGCTGGGCCGCTCCGCGCAGGCCGTCGCCGCGTTCCTGGCCGTGCTGAAGGCCGGCGGCGGCTATGTGCCGATCGACCCGGGCTACCCGCCCGAGCGGATCCGCACGCTCCTGGCGGACTCCGGCGCCCACCTGGTGCTGGGCTCGATGGAGCGGCTGGCCGAGCTCGCGGCGGCCGACAGCGTCAGCACGCCAGGACGGGCCCTGGCTCTGGCTCTGGCTCTGGACGACCCGGTGACGGTCCGCGAGCTGGCCGCACTCGCACCCAACGCGCCGGATGAACTGCCTTCGGCCGCCGACCGGTTGGCCTATGCGATCTTCACCTCCGGCTCCACCGGGCGCCCGAAGGCGGTCGCGGTCAGCCACGCCAATCTGGCCGGCTACCTCGACGCGATCGGCCCGGCACTCGCGATCGGCCCCGCCGACCGGGTGCTCGGCTTCGCCTCGGTGAGCTTCGATGCGAGCGTCGAGGAGCTGTATCCGGCGCTGGCGGCCGGCGCGAGCGTGGTCCTGCGACCCGACGGGCTGCGCACGCCCGACAGCGGATTCGACGCCTTCCTCGCCGCGACCCGGCCGACCGTGCTCAGCCTGCCGGTCTCCTTCTGGCACGCCTGGGTGGAGCGGATGACGGCCGAGCGGCTGCGGGTGCCGGCCGGAGTGCACACCCTGCTACTCAACGCCGAGGCGCCCGCGCCGGCCCGCTACCGGGACTGGCTGCGGCTGTGCGACACGCCCGTGCGCTGGATCAACACCTACGGGCCGACCGAGGCCACCGTCACCGCCACCCTGCACCAGTCCCAGTCCCAGTCCCAGTCCCAGTCCCAGCCCACCGACGCCCCGCTGCCCGAGCGGTTCCCGATCGGCACGGCACTGGCCAACACCACGCTGCACGTGCTGGACGGCTATGGCACGCCCGTTCCCCCGGGGACGCCGGGCGAACTGTTCCTGGGCGGGCTGGGCGTCGCGCGCGGCTACCTCGGCCGTCCCGCCGCCACCGCCCGCGCCTACCCGCCGGACCCGTTCGCCGCCCGGCCCGGCGCCCGGCTCTACCGCACCGGCGACCGGGTGCGGCAACTGCCGAGCGGTGAGCTGGAGTTCCTCGGACGACTGGATCACCAGCTGAAGATCCGCGGCCACCGGGTGGAGCCCGGCGAGGTCGAGGCGGCGCTGGCCGCGCATCCGGCGGTGCGCCAGTGTGCGGTACTGCCGCACGGCGTGCCGCCGGCGCTGCGGCTGGTCGCGTACGTGGCGCGGGCCGGCGAGCAGGCCGGCAACCAGGACGGCGAGCAGGCGGGCGAGCAGGCGATCCGCCGTGATCTCGCCGCCCGGCTGCCCGAGCACCTGGTGCCCGCCCGGATCCTGTTCCTCGACCGGCTCCCGCTCACCCCGAACGCCAAGGTGGACCGGGCCGCGCTCACCGCCCGGCTGGCGACCGACCTGCGCTCCGCCGAACCTGCCGCACCAACCGTGGAACTGACGGAGCACCAGGAACTGTTGGCAGGCGTCTGGCGCGAGGTGCTCGGCCGCGAGCAGCTCGGCCCCGAGGACAACTTCTTCGCCCTGGGCGGGGATTCCCTGCTGGCCGTCCAAGTGGCCGTCCGAGCCAGGGCGGTGGGCCTGCTGCTGGAAGCACGGGAGATCTTCCGGCACCAGAGCCTGGCCGAACAGGCCGCCGCGGCCCAGCGGTTCACCGAGGCGCCGACCGACCCCAACGCATCGGCCACCCGCCTGGGTGGCCAGGAGAAAGCGGAGCTGATGGCCCGCCTGAACGGAAGGTGAGCGGCGATGACCGAGATCGTGGACGTGTACGACCTCACCCCCCTGCAAGAGGGCCTGCTCTTCCACGCACTGCGCGGCGACGACCAGCCGGAGCGTCCCAGCTACCTCAACCACCTGGAGTTCGACCTGCTGGGCCCGCTCGACCAGGTGGCCTTCCAGGCCGCCTGGCAGCAGGTGGTGGACCGCCATGACGCACTGCGCGCCGGGTTCCACTGGGCCGAGGCGGCCACCCCCGTCCAGGCGGTGCACGCCGGCGCGCCACTGGGGCTGGCGCTGCGCGATCTGACGGCGCTGAGCGAGGAGCACCGCGCGGCCGAACTGGCCACCGAACTGGCCCACTTGCGCGCCACACCGGTGGACCTGGCCACCCCGCCGCTCATGCGCCTGGCGGTCTTCAAGCTGGCGGCCGAGCGGCACCGGGTGCTGTGGACCCATCACCACCTGGTGCTGGACGGCTGGAGCCTGGCCACGGTCTTCGCCGAGGCGATGGCCGCCTACCAGGCACTGGTCACCGGTGCGCCCTGGCAGCCGGGCGAGCCGGCCTCCTTCGGTGACCACCTGCGCTGGCTGCGCGGGCGCGACCAGGCGGCGGACACCGCGTTCTGGAGCGCCGAGCTGGCCGGCCTCACCGGCCCCACCGCCCTGCCCCGCACGCCGCTGACCGGCCGGCACGGGTACGGGCGCCACGCCGTGGAGCTGACCGGTGCCGAGACGGTGGCCGTGCGCGAGCTGGCCGCCGACTGCGGCGTCACCCTGGCCGTCGTGCTGCAGGCCGCCACCGCGCTCGCGCTCGACCGCTACACCGGGTCGGGCGGTGACCTGGTGTTCGGCACCACGGTGGCCGGTCGCCCGGCCCAACTGGCCGGGGTGGAGTCGATGGTGGGGCTCTTCATCAACACGGTGCCGATCCGGGTGCGGATCGACCGCAGCGAGCCGGTGCGGGAGTTCCTGGCCGAGCGGATGGCACGCACCGCGGCGCTCCAGGAGCGGCAGTACACGCCGCTGAGCACCGTGCGGCGGCTCGCGGGCGTCGACGAACTCTTCGACACGCTGCTGGTGGTGGAGAACTTCCCGCTGGGCGAGGCGGCCAGGACCGAGTGGGGCGGCCTGCGCGTGGTCACCGGCGCGGCCGAGGAGCACACCCACTACCCGCTCACCCTGACCGCGCTGCCCGGCGAGCGGCTGCGGCTTGAGGCGGACTGGCGACAGGACCGGGCCGAGGAGCTGGTGGCCACCGGCCTGCTCGACCAAGTGCGGTATGTGCTCGCCGAGTTGGCCGCCGACCCGGGACGCCCGCTCGGGCAGCTCGCGCCGCTGCCCGCGCCCACCACCGAGCTGCTGCGCACCTGGGGCACCGGCGCACCGGCACCGGAGGCGCCGCCGCTGCCCGAGCAGATCGCCGCCCGGGCCGCGGCCGACCCCGAGGCGGTGGCCGTGCGCGCGCCCGGGGCCGTGCTGAGCTACGCGCGACTGGTCGACTCGGCCGCCCGGCTGGCGGCCGTGCTCGGCGCGCGCGGGATCCGGCCCGGTGACCTGGTCGGAGTGGCGCTGGAGCGCGGCGCCGAGCTGCCGGTGGCCCTGCTGGCGATCCTCACCGCCGGCGCCGGGTACGTCCCGCTCGACCCGGAGCTGCCGCCCGCCCGGCGAGCCGCACTGGCGCAGGCGGCGGCGCTGTCGGTGATCCTGGGCCCGGCGGACGTCGACCTGGGGGAAGCCGACCCGGCGGACGTCGACCTGTCCGAGGCTGCGTCGAAGGCCTCCGCCTCGAAGGTCGAGCCCCCGGCCGCCGGCTCGCCGGACCACCCCGCCTACGTGGTCTTCACCTCCGGCTCCACCGGCACGCCCAAGGGTGTGATCGTGGCGCAGGGCGCGCTCGCCCGGCACAGCCGGCTGATCGGCGAACGCTACCAACTGACCGCCGCCGACCGGGTGCTGCTCTTCTCCCAACCCTCCTTCGACGTCGCCGCCGAGGAGGTCTTCGCCACCCTGGCGGCCGGTGCCACCGTGGTGGTCCACCCACCGGGGCGGACCGACACCATCGAGGAGTTCCGCGACCTGCTGGAGCGCGAGGGCGTGACGGTCGCCAACCTGCCCGCCGCCTACTGGCACACCTGGCAGCGCGAGGCGGCCGATGCCCCGGTGCCCGAGCGGCTGCGGCTGCTGGTGGTCGGCAACGAGAAGGTGTGGACCGCCGCGGTGGCGGCCTGGCGCTCGCGCACCGGCTCCCGGGTCCGCCTGCTCAACGCCTACGGCATCACCGAGACCACCATCACCTCCACCCTCTACCAGCCCCCGGAGCAGCTGCCCGCCACCGAGGCGCTGCCGGTCGGGCGGCCGATCCCCGGCACCACCGTGTGCCTGCTGGACGCGCACGGCGAGCCGGTGCCGCCGGGGGTGCCGGGCGAGGTCCAGTTGGCCGGCTCCGGCGTGGCGCTGGGCTACCTGGGCGAGGCGGCCCGCACCGCCGACCGGTTCCGGCCCGACCCGCAGGCCACCCGTCCCGGTGCCCGCCGCTACCGCACCGGCGATCTGGGCCGCTGGCTGGCCGACGGCGTGCTGGCGCTGGACGGGCGGGCCGATGAGCAGGTGCAGATCCGTGGGCACCGGGTCGAACCGGGCGAGGTCGAGGCCGCGCTCTGCGCGCACCCCGCGATCGCCGCGGCGGCCGTGGTCGCCGTCCCCGGCCCGCACGGCGCCCCGCTGCTGGTCGCCCACGTGGTGCCGGCCGCCACCGCCGGGCCGCCACCGCGCTTCGCCGAGCTCGCCGGCCACCTGGCCGAGCGGCTGCCGCGGGCGATGATCCCGGCCGGCTGGTCGCTGCTGCCCGCGCTGCCACTGCTGCCCAGCGGCAAGGTCGACCGCCGCGCCCTGCCCGAGGTCCAACCGGCCACCGGGCCGCGCAGCGCACCGCGCGGCCCGGTGGAGGGTTGGCTGGCCGAGGTCTGGCAGGCGGTGCTGAACGCGGGCGCGGCGCCGGTGCGCGAGGACGACTTCTTCGCACTGGGCGGCGACTCGCTGGCCGCCGTCCAGGTCACCGCGCGGGTGCGCCGGGCGCTGCGCACCCAGGTTCCGGTCCGGCTGCTCTTCGACCAGCCGACCCTGGCCGGCTACGCCCGCGCCGTGCAGGCCGCCGGGCAGCCGCCGGCCGCGGCGCCGGGACCGGCCGATCCGGCCAGGCGCGGCGAACTCGCCCCGGCCGAGGAGCGGTTGTGGTTCCTGCACCGGATGGATCCGCAGGCGACCGGCTACCACCTGCCGGTGGCCTTCCGGCTGACCGGCACGCTGCACCTGGCCGCGCTGCGGCAGGCGATCGCCGCGCTGTCGGCCCGGCACCCGGCGCTGCGCACCCGCTACCTGGAGCACCCGGGCGGACCACTGGCACAGGTGGACCCGGTGGCGGACGTAGCGTCTGAACAGGGCCCCGCCATCGAACCAATCGAGGCAGCCGCGCTGCCCGCCGTCCTCGCCGAGGAGGCCCGGTGCCCGTTCGACCTCGCGCGGCAGCATCCGGTGCGCTTTCGCCTGCTGCGCCTGGCCGAGGACGAGCACGTGCTTTCGCTGACGGCTCATCACATTGCCGTCGACGGCTGGTCTTTGTCACTGCTGCTGGCCGACCTCGCCGCGGCCTACCGGCAGGCGCTGGGCGGGACTGGCGCGCTGCCGGAGCCGGCCCCGGCGCTCGACTACCGCGACTTCGCCGTGGCCCAGCGCGACCGCCTGGCCGGCCCCGAGGCCGACCGGCTGCTCGCCTACTGGCGCCGCACGCTGGCGGGCGCTCCGCAGCTGCTCGCGCTGCCCACCGACCGGCCGCGCCCACCGGTGCGCGGTGACGGCGCGGCCCGGTACGCCTTCACGCTGCCCGTCGAACTCGCCGAACGGGTACGGGCGGTGGCGGCTCAGGCCGGCAGCACCCCGTTCGTGCTGCTGCTGGCCGCCTACCAGCTGCTGCTGCACCGCTACAGCGGGCAGGACGACCTGCTGGTCGGCGTCCCGGTGGCGGGGCGGCTGACCGAGGAGTCCGAGGCGGTGTGCGGCAACTTCGTCAACACGCTCGCGCTGCGGGCCACCTTCGCCCCCGGCGCCTCGTTCACCGACCTGCTCGGCCAGGTCCGGCACACCGTGCTGGACGCCTTCGACCACCAGGAGCTCCCGTTCGACCGGGTGGTGGACGCACTGGCGCCGCGCCGCGACCTGAGCCACCCGCCGCTGGTCCAGGCCCTGTTCGCGTTCCAGAACACCCCGGCACCCGGCTTCGCGCTGCCCGAGCTGACCTGTGCACCGCTGCCGTCGGCGCCCGGCGCGCAGCTGGACCTCTCGCTGGCGATGGCCGAGCAGCAGGGCACCCTGGCCGGGGTGTGGGAGTACAGCACCGAGCTGTTCGACGCCGAGAGCGTGGCAGGCCTGTCCAGCTCGCTGCTGCACCTGCTGGCGGACGTGTGCGCGGATCCGGACGCCCCGCTGGAGCGGGCGCGACTGCTCGACCCGGCCGCGCAGCGGCAGGTGGCGGGGCTGGCCGCGGGGCCGGGGCCGCTGGCCGCGCCGGGCACGCTGACCGCGCTGCTGCGCGAGCGGGTGGCCGCCACGCCCGACGCGCCGGCGCTGCTGGCCGACGGGGCCGACGGGGCCGACGGGGCCGACGGCAGCGTCCAGCGGCTGAGCTGGTCCGAACTGGACGCCTGGGCCGGGCGGATCGCCCGGGCGCTGGGCGCGGCCGGCATCGGCCGTGGCGACCTGGTGGGCGTGCACGCCCACCGCGGCACGGCGCTGCCCGCCGCGCTCTGGGGCGTGCTCAAGGCCGGCGCCGGGTACGTCCCGCTCGACCCCGACTACCCCGAGGCCCGACTCGCCGCCGTGGCCGGGGCCGCCGGGCTGCGCATTGTTCTCACCCAACGGGCACTGGGCCGACCGGACTTGACCCAGGCAATCGAGTGGATCGAGGTGGACGGCGAGCTGCCGCGCGAGGTCGCGGCACTCGTTGAGCCCTCCCCGGCGGACGCCGCCTACGTGCTCTTCACCTCCGGCTCGACCGGCACCCCCAAGGGCGTGGTGATCACCCACGCCAACGTCACCAACTACCTGCGCTGGTTCCACTCGCTGTTCCAGGCCACCGAGGCCGACCGCCTGCTGCTGCACACCGCCTACAGCTTCGACGTGTCGGTGCCCGAGCTCTTCGGCGGCCTGCTGGGCGGCAGCGCCACCGTGCCCGTCGACCGGCACCACCAAGGCGACGCGCGCGCCATCCTGGAGCTGGTCAGGCGCCATCAGGTCAGCTACCTCGGTGGTGTCCCCTCCTTCCTGCGCCTGCTCGCCGATGACGGCGGACTGTCCCACTGCCCGTCCGTCCGGCAGCTGCTCAGCTGCGGCGAGGGGCTGCCGATGGAGCTGGCGGCCACCCTGCGGCAGCAGAGCGGCGCCGCGCTGGAGAACCAGTACGGGCCCACCGAGACCACCGTCGCCCTGACCGGCTGGCGGGACTGGTCGAACCCCCAGGGCAACGGGATCGCCCCGCTTGGCGTCGCGGCTCCCACCTGCGGCATCTACGTGCTGGACCGGCAGTTGCGCCCGGTGCCGCCCGGGGTGGCCGGCGAACTGTATCTGACGGGCCATCAGTTGGCTCGCGGCTACCTCGGCGACCCGGCCCGCACCGCCCGGTCCTTCCTGCCCGACCCGTTCGCCACCGAGCCGGGTGCCCGGATGTACCGCTCGGGCGACCTGGGCCGCCAACGCCGCGACGGCACCGTGGAGTTCCTCGGCCGCATCGACCGGCAGACCAAACTGCGCGGATTCCGCGTCGAGTTGGGCGACATCGAGGCCACCCTGGCCGCCCATCCGCAGGTGCTCGCCGCGGCGGTGCTGCTCGACGGCGAGGGCGAGCACGCCAGGCTGGTCGGCTACGTGGCCCGCCGGTCGCAGGCGGATCAGCTGACGGCGGCCGCCCTGCACGCCTACTGCGCCGAGCAGTTGCCCGGCTACCTGGTCCCGGCCGTGCTGCGGGTGCTCGACGCGCTGCCGCTCAACGCCAACGGCAAGGTCGACCACCGCGCCCTGGCCCTCCACCACCCGCCCACCGAGCAGGGCACCGCTGCTCCCAGCACTCCCCCGGACGGACCCACC
It includes:
- a CDS encoding non-ribosomal peptide synthetase, which translates into the protein MTEIVDVYDLTPLQEGLLFHALRGDDQPERPSYLNHLEFDLLGPLDQVAFQAAWQQVVDRHDALRAGFHWAEAATPVQAVHAGAPLGLALRDLTALSEEHRAAELATELAHLRATPVDLATPPLMRLAVFKLAAERHRVLWTHHHLVLDGWSLATVFAEAMAAYQALVTGAPWQPGEPASFGDHLRWLRGRDQAADTAFWSAELAGLTGPTALPRTPLTGRHGYGRHAVELTGAETVAVRELAADCGVTLAVVLQAATALALDRYTGSGGDLVFGTTVAGRPAQLAGVESMVGLFINTVPIRVRIDRSEPVREFLAERMARTAALQERQYTPLSTVRRLAGVDELFDTLLVVENFPLGEAARTEWGGLRVVTGAAEEHTHYPLTLTALPGERLRLEADWRQDRAEELVATGLLDQVRYVLAELAADPGRPLGQLAPLPAPTTELLRTWGTGAPAPEAPPLPEQIAARAAADPEAVAVRAPGAVLSYARLVDSAARLAAVLGARGIRPGDLVGVALERGAELPVALLAILTAGAGYVPLDPELPPARRAALAQAAALSVILGPADVDLGEADPADVDLSEAASKASASKVEPPAAGSPDHPAYVVFTSGSTGTPKGVIVAQGALARHSRLIGERYQLTAADRVLLFSQPSFDVAAEEVFATLAAGATVVVHPPGRTDTIEEFRDLLEREGVTVANLPAAYWHTWQREAADAPVPERLRLLVVGNEKVWTAAVAAWRSRTGSRVRLLNAYGITETTITSTLYQPPEQLPATEALPVGRPIPGTTVCLLDAHGEPVPPGVPGEVQLAGSGVALGYLGEAARTADRFRPDPQATRPGARRYRTGDLGRWLADGVLALDGRADEQVQIRGHRVEPGEVEAALCAHPAIAAAAVVAVPGPHGAPLLVAHVVPAATAGPPPRFAELAGHLAERLPRAMIPAGWSLLPALPLLPSGKVDRRALPEVQPATGPRSAPRGPVEGWLAEVWQAVLNAGAAPVREDDFFALGGDSLAAVQVTARVRRALRTQVPVRLLFDQPTLAGYARAVQAAGQPPAAAPGPADPARRGELAPAEERLWFLHRMDPQATGYHLPVAFRLTGTLHLAALRQAIAALSARHPALRTRYLEHPGGPLAQVDPVADVASEQGPAIEPIEAAALPAVLAEEARCPFDLARQHPVRFRLLRLAEDEHVLSLTAHHIAVDGWSLSLLLADLAAAYRQALGGTGALPEPAPALDYRDFAVAQRDRLAGPEADRLLAYWRRTLAGAPQLLALPTDRPRPPVRGDGAARYAFTLPVELAERVRAVAAQAGSTPFVLLLAAYQLLLHRYSGQDDLLVGVPVAGRLTEESEAVCGNFVNTLALRATFAPGASFTDLLGQVRHTVLDAFDHQELPFDRVVDALAPRRDLSHPPLVQALFAFQNTPAPGFALPELTCAPLPSAPGAQLDLSLAMAEQQGTLAGVWEYSTELFDAESVAGLSSSLLHLLADVCADPDAPLERARLLDPAAQRQVAGLAAGPGPLAAPGTLTALLRERVAATPDAPALLADGADGADGADGSVQRLSWSELDAWAGRIARALGAAGIGRGDLVGVHAHRGTALPAALWGVLKAGAGYVPLDPDYPEARLAAVAGAAGLRIVLTQRALGRPDLTQAIEWIEVDGELPREVAALVEPSPADAAYVLFTSGSTGTPKGVVITHANVTNYLRWFHSLFQATEADRLLLHTAYSFDVSVPELFGGLLGGSATVPVDRHHQGDARAILELVRRHQVSYLGGVPSFLRLLADDGGLSHCPSVRQLLSCGEGLPMELAATLRQQSGAALENQYGPTETTVALTGWRDWSNPQGNGIAPLGVAAPTCGIYVLDRQLRPVPPGVAGELYLTGHQLARGYLGDPARTARSFLPDPFATEPGARMYRSGDLGRQRRDGTVEFLGRIDRQTKLRGFRVELGDIEATLAAHPQVLAAAVLLDGEGEHARLVGYVARRSQADQLTAAALHAYCAEQLPGYLVPAVLRVLDALPLNANGKVDHRALALHHPPTEQGTAAPSTPPDGPTELAVAASWAELLGRPVPGRDEDFFELGGNSLLAARAVARLRRDLGVELPVRTVFLSPTVRTLAAAADEALLAALDEGELAHLLATIDTTTPTDHRAKGPRHDGS